The Frondihabitans australicus genome includes a region encoding these proteins:
- a CDS encoding MFS transporter translates to MSTSTTTAPPSTSPAVNSRARVIVASLIGTSIEFYDFYAYATAAVLVFPTLFFANADPTVALLSSFAVFGVAFIARPVGSIVFGHFGDRIGRKNTLIASLLTMGIGTFLIGCLPAATVPGWHVTAPTILVILRFAQGFGLGGEWSGAALLATENAPANKRAIYGTFPQLGAPIGFMIANGLFLILNLTMSAAAFASWGWRIPFLGSAILVIIGLYARFRLIETPAFTAVKEAGQVSKLPLGRVFRTSWRQVILGTFIMLATYTLFYLMTTFTLTYGTTASTAATAAKAAGKPFSAAAFVPGLGYTRTQFLLMLIVGVAFFGIFTLVSGPLAERFGRRKMLMAVTAGILVFGFLFVPLFSAGFAGAQGLLILGFILMGLTFGPMGAILPELFPANVRYTGSAISYNVSSILGAAVAPFIAVALWGAAHGSTVLVGVYLSAMALITLVALFLSRETRDVDYSANLS, encoded by the coding sequence ATGTCCACCAGCACCACGACGGCCCCGCCGTCGACCTCACCCGCCGTGAACTCGAGAGCCCGCGTGATCGTCGCGAGCCTCATCGGCACCTCGATCGAGTTCTACGACTTCTACGCGTACGCGACCGCCGCCGTCCTCGTCTTCCCGACGCTCTTCTTCGCCAACGCCGACCCGACCGTCGCCCTCCTGTCGTCGTTCGCCGTCTTCGGCGTCGCGTTCATCGCGCGCCCGGTCGGCTCGATCGTGTTCGGCCACTTCGGCGACCGCATCGGCCGCAAGAACACCCTCATCGCGTCCCTCCTCACCATGGGCATCGGCACGTTCCTCATCGGCTGCCTGCCTGCCGCGACGGTGCCCGGATGGCACGTCACCGCGCCGACGATCCTCGTGATCCTGCGCTTCGCCCAGGGCTTCGGCCTCGGCGGCGAGTGGTCGGGCGCCGCACTGCTCGCGACCGAGAACGCCCCCGCGAACAAGCGCGCCATCTACGGAACCTTCCCGCAGCTGGGCGCGCCGATCGGGTTCATGATCGCCAACGGGCTCTTCCTCATCCTGAACCTCACCATGTCGGCGGCCGCGTTCGCGTCGTGGGGCTGGCGCATCCCGTTCCTCGGCAGCGCGATCCTTGTGATCATCGGCCTGTACGCGCGGTTCCGCCTCATCGAGACGCCGGCCTTCACCGCCGTGAAGGAGGCCGGGCAGGTCTCGAAGCTGCCGCTCGGACGCGTGTTCCGCACTTCGTGGCGCCAGGTGATCCTCGGCACGTTCATCATGCTTGCGACGTACACGCTGTTCTACCTGATGACCACGTTCACGCTGACCTACGGCACCACGGCGTCGACCGCGGCGACAGCGGCGAAGGCCGCGGGCAAGCCGTTCTCGGCCGCCGCGTTCGTGCCCGGCCTCGGCTACACCCGCACGCAGTTCCTGCTGATGCTCATCGTGGGCGTCGCGTTCTTCGGCATCTTCACGCTCGTCTCCGGCCCCCTCGCGGAACGCTTCGGGCGCCGGAAGATGCTCATGGCCGTGACCGCCGGGATCCTGGTCTTCGGGTTCCTGTTCGTCCCGCTCTTCTCGGCGGGCTTCGCCGGCGCGCAGGGCCTCCTGATCCTGGGCTTCATCCTCATGGGGCTCACCTTCGGGCCGATGGGAGCGATCCTGCCGGAGCTCTTCCCGGCGAACGTCCGCTACACCGGCTCGGCGATCAGCTACAACGTGTCGAGCATCCTGGGCGCGGCCGTGGCGCCGTTCATCGCCGTGGCGCTCTGGGGCGCCGCGCACGGCTCGACCGTGCTCGTCGGCGTCTACCTCTCGGCGATGGCGCTCATCACGCTGGTCGCGCTCTTCCTCAGCCGCGAGACGCGCGACGTCGACTACTCCGCGAACCTCTCGTAG
- a CDS encoding ABC transporter ATP-binding protein yields MSTETPARPAPSSPATSSTSPARGRGRGRRPRPVRLDKNGRPIPEGPRARFSQLLPYLLEHRKTMVVVIVLSLAGSAASLLQPLLVSRVISLVQNSKPLGMLVVALVALVVISGVLSGVQHYLLQRTGEAVVLSSRRRLVARMLHLPISEFDARRTGDLVSRVGSDTTLLRAVLTQGLVDAIGGVFTFAGAIVGMAIIDPVLLGLTVIVVAASVVVVVSLSRRIRVASQRAQRKVGDLTAAVERAISSIRTVRASGATEREIRAIDVDSEGAYDRGLEVASASAVVVPIASVAMQVSFLVVLGVGGFRVASGADTIAQLVSFILFLFLMIMPLGNAFGAVTSVNSALGALGRIQEIIELPSEKEGDSAIAADLPVSRSGLDSQGDDDTDAAVRFDSVQFAYPAAPPADDGLLPPLDPEAAARRDDIDLTVLRGVSFSARRGQRTALVGPSGAGKSTILALIERFYDVDSGGVSIDGVDVRSLDRDDLRARIGYVEQDAPVLAGTIRDNLVLSRPDATDDDCRRVLEAVNLTSVLERGSHGLDTQVGEDGVLLSGGEKQRLAIARTLLAAPPILLLDESTSSLDGINEQRLREAIDAVAENRTLIVIAHRLSTVVDSDQIVVLEHGQVVGVGTHSELVKTTPLYRDLAKHQLLV; encoded by the coding sequence ATGAGCACCGAAACCCCCGCGCGTCCTGCGCCGTCCTCCCCCGCCACGTCCTCGACGTCGCCCGCGCGCGGCCGGGGGCGCGGGCGACGACCCCGCCCAGTCCGTCTCGACAAGAACGGCAGGCCGATCCCCGAGGGGCCGCGGGCCCGGTTCTCGCAGCTGCTGCCGTACCTGCTCGAGCACAGGAAGACGATGGTCGTCGTCATCGTGCTCAGCCTGGCGGGCTCGGCCGCGTCGCTCCTGCAGCCTCTGCTGGTCAGCCGTGTGATCTCGCTGGTGCAGAACAGCAAGCCCCTCGGCATGCTCGTCGTCGCCCTCGTGGCGCTCGTCGTGATCTCCGGCGTGCTCTCGGGCGTGCAGCACTACCTGCTGCAGCGCACCGGCGAGGCCGTCGTGCTGTCGAGCCGGCGGCGTCTCGTCGCGCGAATGCTGCACCTGCCGATCAGCGAGTTCGACGCCCGGCGCACGGGCGACCTCGTCTCGCGCGTCGGCTCCGACACGACGCTTCTCCGCGCCGTCCTCACGCAGGGTCTGGTCGACGCGATCGGCGGCGTCTTCACCTTCGCCGGCGCCATCGTCGGCATGGCGATCATCGATCCCGTGCTGCTCGGTCTCACCGTGATCGTGGTGGCCGCCTCGGTCGTCGTCGTGGTGTCGCTCTCGCGCCGGATCAGGGTGGCCTCCCAACGTGCGCAGCGCAAGGTTGGCGACCTCACCGCCGCCGTCGAGCGGGCGATCTCGTCCATCCGCACCGTGCGCGCCTCGGGCGCGACCGAGCGGGAGATCCGGGCCATCGACGTCGACTCGGAGGGCGCCTACGACCGCGGGCTCGAGGTCGCCAGCGCGTCGGCGGTCGTCGTGCCCATCGCCAGCGTCGCCATGCAGGTGTCGTTCCTCGTGGTCCTCGGCGTGGGCGGCTTCCGCGTGGCTAGCGGCGCCGACACGATCGCGCAGCTCGTGTCGTTCATCCTGTTCCTGTTCCTCATGATCATGCCGCTCGGCAACGCGTTCGGCGCCGTCACGAGCGTCAACTCGGCTCTCGGTGCCCTGGGCCGGATCCAGGAGATCATCGAGCTGCCCAGCGAGAAGGAGGGCGACTCCGCCATCGCGGCCGACCTCCCGGTCTCGCGCTCCGGCCTCGACTCGCAGGGCGACGACGATACCGATGCCGCAGTCCGCTTCGACTCGGTGCAGTTCGCCTACCCCGCGGCACCGCCGGCCGACGACGGCCTCCTCCCCCCGCTCGACCCGGAGGCGGCTGCGCGACGGGACGACATCGACCTCACCGTGCTGCGGGGCGTGAGCTTCTCCGCTCGCCGCGGCCAGCGGACGGCCCTCGTCGGGCCGTCGGGCGCCGGGAAGTCGACGATCCTCGCCCTCATCGAGCGGTTCTACGACGTCGACTCCGGCGGCGTGTCGATCGACGGCGTCGACGTGCGATCGCTCGACCGCGACGACCTCCGCGCCCGCATCGGCTACGTCGAGCAGGACGCCCCTGTGCTGGCCGGCACGATCCGCGACAACCTCGTGCTCTCGCGGCCCGATGCCACCGACGACGACTGCCGTCGCGTCCTCGAGGCCGTGAACCTCACCAGCGTCCTCGAACGCGGCTCGCACGGACTCGACACCCAGGTCGGCGAAGACGGCGTGCTGCTCTCGGGCGGCGAGAAGCAGAGGCTGGCGATCGCACGCACGCTGCTCGCGGCTCCGCCGATCCTGCTGCTCGACGAGTCCACGTCGTCGCTCGACGGCATCAACGAGCAGCGGCTGCGCGAAGCCATCGACGCCGTGGCCGAGAACCGCACGCTCATCGTGATCGCCCACCGGCTCTCGACCGTCGTCGACTCCGACCAGATCGTCGTGCTCGAGCACGGGCAGGTGGTCGGCGTGGGCACGCACTCCGAACTCGTGAAGACGACGCCCCTGTACCGCGACCTCGCGAAGCACCAGCTGCTCGTGTAG